In the genome of Eschrichtius robustus isolate mEscRob2 chromosome 12, mEscRob2.pri, whole genome shotgun sequence, one region contains:
- the USP49 gene encoding ubiquitin carboxyl-terminal hydrolase 49 isoform X2, which yields MDRCKHVGRLRLAQDHSILNPQKWCCRECATTESVWACLKCSHVACGRYIEDHALKHFEKTGHPLAMEVRDLYVFCYLCKDYVLNDNPEGDLKLLRSSLLAVRGQTQDPPLRRGRTLRSMASGEDAVPPQRAPQGQPQMLTALWYRRQRLLARTLRLWFEKTSRGQAKLEQRRRQEALERKKEAARQRRREVKRRLLEELASSPPRKSARLLLHAPRAAAPRAPAGPRPAPRRAPAMAPGVTGLRNLGNTCYMNSILQVLSHLRKFRECFLNLDPSKTEQLFPRAANGKAPLAGRPAGSSATELSPRNHGAEACELEGLCLNGGASLSRSLELIQNKEPSSKHISLCHELHTLFRVMWSGKWALVSPFAMLHSVWSLIPAFRGYDQQDAQEFLCELLHKVQQELESEGTKRRILIPFSQRKLTKQVLKVVNTIFHGQLLSQVTCVSCNYKSNTIEPFWDLSLEFPERYHCIEKGFIPLNQTQCLLTEMLAKFTETEALEGRIYACDQCNSKRRKSNPKPLVLSEARKQLMIYRLPQVLRLHLKRFRWSGRNHREKIGVHVVFDQVLTMEPYCCRDMLSSLDKETFAYDLSAVVMHHGKGFGSGHYTAYCYNTEGGACALLCGVGDTKKGWFVHISFLLFNL from the exons ATGGATAGATGCAAACATGTAGGGCGGTTGCGGCTAGCCCAGGACCACTCCATCCTGAACCCACAGAAGTGGTGCTGCCGGGAGTGCGCCACCACCGAGTCCGTGTGGGCTTGTCTCAAGTGCTCGCACGTGGCCTGCGGCCGCTACATCGAAGATCACGCCCTCAAACACTTCGAAAAGACTGGACACCCGCTAGCCATGGAGGTCCGGGATCTCTACGTGTTCTGCTACCTGTGCAAGGACTACGTGCTCAACGACAACCCGGAAGGGGACCTCAAGCTGCTGAGAAGCTCCCTCTTGGCGGTCAGGGGCCAGACGCAGGACCCGCCGCTGAGGCGCGGGCGGACGCTGCGGTCCATGGCCTCGGGCGAGGACGCCGTCCCGCCGCAGCGCGCTCCTCAGGGACAGCCGCAGATGCTCACGGCTCTGTGGTATCGGCGCCAGCGCCTGCTGGCCCGGACGCTGCGGCTCTGGTTCGAGAAGACCTCGCGGGGCCAGGCCAAGCTGGAGCAGCGGCGGCGGCAGGAGGCGCTGGAGCGCAAGAAGGAGGCAGCGCGGCAGCGGCGGCGCGAGGTGAAGCGGCGGTTGCTGGAGGAGCTGGCCAGTTCCCCTCCGCGCAAGAGCGCGCGCCTGCTGCTGCACGCGCCCCGCGCCGCCGCGCCGCGCGCGCCCGCTgggccccgccccgcgccgcgccgcgcgCCCGCCATGGCGCCGGGCGTCACGGGCCTGCGCAACCTGGGCAACACCTGCTACATGAACTCCATCCTCCAGGTGCTCAGCCACCTGCGCAAGTTCCGTGAGTGCTTCCTGAACCTCGACCCGTCCAAGACGGAGCAGCTGTTTCCCAGGGCCGCCAACGGCAAGGCCCCGCTCGCGGGCAGGCCGGCCGGCAGCTCGGCCACCGAACTGTCACCCAGGAACCACGGGGCCGAGGCCTGCGAGCTCGAGGGCCTCTGCTTGAATGGCGGGGCCTCCCTCAGCAGGAGCCTAGAACTCATCCAGAACAAGGAGCCCAGCTCGAAGCACATCTCCCTCTGCCACGAACTGCACACCCTCTTCCGCGTCATGTGGTCCGGGAAGTGGGCCCTGGTGTCGCCCTTCGCCATGCTTCACTCGGTGTGGAGCCTGATCCCCGCCTTCCGCGGCTACGACCAGCAGGACGCGCAGGAGTTTCTCTGCGAGTTGTTGCACAAAGTGCAGCAGGAACTCGAGTCCGAGGGCACCAAGCGCCGGATCCTCATCCCCTTCTCCCAGAGGAAGCTCACCAAACAGGTCTTAAAGGTGGTGAACACCATATTTCACGGGCAGCTACTCAGCCAG GTCACATGTGTATCATGCAATTACAAATCCAATACCATCGAGCCCTTTTGGGATCTGTCCCTGGAATTCCCTGAACGCTATCACTGCATAGAAAAGGGGTTTATCCCTTTGAATCAGACTCAGTGCCTGCTCACTGAGATGCTGGCCAAGTTCACAGAGACAGAGGCCCTGGAAGGGAGAATCTACGCTTGTGACCAATGTAACA GCAAACGACGAAAATCCAATCCAAAACCCCTTGTTCTGAGTGAAGCTAGAAAGCAGTTAATGATCTACAGACTACCTCAGGTCCTCCGGCTGCACCTTAAAAGATTCAG GTGGTCTGGCCGTAATCACCGAGAGAAGATTGGGGTCCATGTCGTCTTTGACCAGGTATTAACCATGGAACCTTACTGCTGCAGGGACATGCTCTCCTCTCTTGACAAAGAGACCTTTGCCTATGATCTCTCCGCAGTGGTCATGCATCACGGGAAAGGGTTTGGCTCAGGACACTACACAGCCTATTGCTACAACACAGAGGGAGGTGCGTGCGCTTTACTctgtggggtgggggacacaaaAAAGGGTTGGTTTGTccacatttcattccttttatttaatCTATAG
- the USP49 gene encoding ubiquitin carboxyl-terminal hydrolase 49 isoform X1, with product MDRCKHVGRLRLAQDHSILNPQKWCCRECATTESVWACLKCSHVACGRYIEDHALKHFEKTGHPLAMEVRDLYVFCYLCKDYVLNDNPEGDLKLLRSSLLAVRGQTQDPPLRRGRTLRSMASGEDAVPPQRAPQGQPQMLTALWYRRQRLLARTLRLWFEKTSRGQAKLEQRRRQEALERKKEAARQRRREVKRRLLEELASSPPRKSARLLLHAPRAAAPRAPAGPRPAPRRAPAMAPGVTGLRNLGNTCYMNSILQVLSHLRKFRECFLNLDPSKTEQLFPRAANGKAPLAGRPAGSSATELSPRNHGAEACELEGLCLNGGASLSRSLELIQNKEPSSKHISLCHELHTLFRVMWSGKWALVSPFAMLHSVWSLIPAFRGYDQQDAQEFLCELLHKVQQELESEGTKRRILIPFSQRKLTKQVLKVVNTIFHGQLLSQVTCVSCNYKSNTIEPFWDLSLEFPERYHCIEKGFIPLNQTQCLLTEMLAKFTETEALEGRIYACDQCNSKRRKSNPKPLVLSEARKQLMIYRLPQVLRLHLKRFRWSGRNHREKIGVHVVFDQVLTMEPYCCRDMLSSLDKETFAYDLSAVVMHHGKGFGSGHYTAYCYNTEGGFWVHCNDSKLNVCSVEEVCKTQAYILFYTQRTVQGNARISETQLQTQVQSSNNDEGRPRTFP from the exons ATGGATAGATGCAAACATGTAGGGCGGTTGCGGCTAGCCCAGGACCACTCCATCCTGAACCCACAGAAGTGGTGCTGCCGGGAGTGCGCCACCACCGAGTCCGTGTGGGCTTGTCTCAAGTGCTCGCACGTGGCCTGCGGCCGCTACATCGAAGATCACGCCCTCAAACACTTCGAAAAGACTGGACACCCGCTAGCCATGGAGGTCCGGGATCTCTACGTGTTCTGCTACCTGTGCAAGGACTACGTGCTCAACGACAACCCGGAAGGGGACCTCAAGCTGCTGAGAAGCTCCCTCTTGGCGGTCAGGGGCCAGACGCAGGACCCGCCGCTGAGGCGCGGGCGGACGCTGCGGTCCATGGCCTCGGGCGAGGACGCCGTCCCGCCGCAGCGCGCTCCTCAGGGACAGCCGCAGATGCTCACGGCTCTGTGGTATCGGCGCCAGCGCCTGCTGGCCCGGACGCTGCGGCTCTGGTTCGAGAAGACCTCGCGGGGCCAGGCCAAGCTGGAGCAGCGGCGGCGGCAGGAGGCGCTGGAGCGCAAGAAGGAGGCAGCGCGGCAGCGGCGGCGCGAGGTGAAGCGGCGGTTGCTGGAGGAGCTGGCCAGTTCCCCTCCGCGCAAGAGCGCGCGCCTGCTGCTGCACGCGCCCCGCGCCGCCGCGCCGCGCGCGCCCGCTgggccccgccccgcgccgcgccgcgcgCCCGCCATGGCGCCGGGCGTCACGGGCCTGCGCAACCTGGGCAACACCTGCTACATGAACTCCATCCTCCAGGTGCTCAGCCACCTGCGCAAGTTCCGTGAGTGCTTCCTGAACCTCGACCCGTCCAAGACGGAGCAGCTGTTTCCCAGGGCCGCCAACGGCAAGGCCCCGCTCGCGGGCAGGCCGGCCGGCAGCTCGGCCACCGAACTGTCACCCAGGAACCACGGGGCCGAGGCCTGCGAGCTCGAGGGCCTCTGCTTGAATGGCGGGGCCTCCCTCAGCAGGAGCCTAGAACTCATCCAGAACAAGGAGCCCAGCTCGAAGCACATCTCCCTCTGCCACGAACTGCACACCCTCTTCCGCGTCATGTGGTCCGGGAAGTGGGCCCTGGTGTCGCCCTTCGCCATGCTTCACTCGGTGTGGAGCCTGATCCCCGCCTTCCGCGGCTACGACCAGCAGGACGCGCAGGAGTTTCTCTGCGAGTTGTTGCACAAAGTGCAGCAGGAACTCGAGTCCGAGGGCACCAAGCGCCGGATCCTCATCCCCTTCTCCCAGAGGAAGCTCACCAAACAGGTCTTAAAGGTGGTGAACACCATATTTCACGGGCAGCTACTCAGCCAG GTCACATGTGTATCATGCAATTACAAATCCAATACCATCGAGCCCTTTTGGGATCTGTCCCTGGAATTCCCTGAACGCTATCACTGCATAGAAAAGGGGTTTATCCCTTTGAATCAGACTCAGTGCCTGCTCACTGAGATGCTGGCCAAGTTCACAGAGACAGAGGCCCTGGAAGGGAGAATCTACGCTTGTGACCAATGTAACA GCAAACGACGAAAATCCAATCCAAAACCCCTTGTTCTGAGTGAAGCTAGAAAGCAGTTAATGATCTACAGACTACCTCAGGTCCTCCGGCTGCACCTTAAAAGATTCAG GTGGTCTGGCCGTAATCACCGAGAGAAGATTGGGGTCCATGTCGTCTTTGACCAGGTATTAACCATGGAACCTTACTGCTGCAGGGACATGCTCTCCTCTCTTGACAAAGAGACCTTTGCCTATGATCTCTCCGCAGTGGTCATGCATCACGGGAAAGGGTTTGGCTCAGGACACTACACAGCCTATTGCTACAACACAGAGGGAG GTTTTTGGGTCCACTGCAATGACTCAAAGCTGAATGTATGCAGTGTCGAGGAAGTGTGCAAAACTCAAGCCTACATCCTTTTTTACACTCAAAGAACAGTTCAGGGCAATGCAAGAATCTCAGAAACCCAACTCCAAACTCAGGTGCAGTCCAGCAACAACGATGAGGGCAGACCACGGACCTTCCCCTGA